In the Pontibacillus sp. HMF3514 genome, TTTTTAGGAGGTGGTTCCTTTAAACATTTGAAAAATAAAGGAATTTTTAGACAATTGCTGTTACAATGGGTGAATGAGAAAAAGGGGGAAATTTACATATGGGTCAACAAAACAAACAAATACAAGAGGGTATTGAAAACATAGGAAAAGTTATTTTAGGAAAAAGTGATGTTGTAGAATTATTGTTTACGTCCTTGCTAGCAAAAGGGCAAGTTTTATTAGAGAGTGTCCCAGGTTCTGGGAAAACGAAATTAGCAAAGAGTTTTGCGAAGGTGATTGACGGGGAATTCCGTCGTATTCAGTTCACTCCAGATGTTTTGCCAAGTGATGTAACTGGCATTCAATTCTTTAACCCGAAGACACAGGAATTCGAATTACGTATGGGTCCTGTTATGACCAATGTGTTATTGGCGGATGAAATTAACCGTGCCACACCAAAGACACAGTCTTCGTTACTAGAGGTAATGGAAGAGCATCAAACAACAATCGATGGGGAAACGATTTCGATTAACCCACCGTTTTTCGTTATTGCAACACAAAACCCAGTAGAAAGTAACTATGGAACATTTCCACTTCCAGAAGCACAGCTTGACCGCTTCCTGTTTAAAGTGGACATGGGGTACCCAACGAGAGAAGAGGAGAAAAATATCCTCATTGAATATCAGATGAACGAACCGTTAGATGAACTTCAAGCTACATTAACTCCTGAGATGATTTTATCGATGCAGGAACAAGTGAAAGAGGTCAAGGTTTCAGAAGTTGTTCACGACTATTTGCTAGCTCTTGTGACAGAAACACGAAATAGTCCTGATATTGATTTAGGGATTAGTACACGTGGAGCTTTAGCTTTAATGCGTGCTACTCAAGCGAGAGCTTATATCAGAGGGCGTCAGTATGTAACACCTGAAGATGTAAAAGAGTTAGCTCCATATGTATTTGAACATCGTCTTATTCTTTCTATGGAAGGCTCTATTAGAAAGAAGCCTGAAGAGATTGTCGAGGAGATCTTAAATTCCATTGAAGTTCCAGTGGAAGTAGGCGAAGGAAAGTGAGGCAGTGGAAAAAAGAATTTGGGGGGAATCTAGAATCCACTTACGACATGCTTATTTCACTTTGTGTGTCGATAGCTGTACTGGCGCTTCTTACTAATAAACCAAATGTGTACTTAGTAGTAGGCGTTGTGTTTGCTTTTGTTTTCTTGAGCAAAATGTATGATAAGTATGTAGGGCATGGAATCACTTTAGTTAATAAAAGAAGAACGTATAGGTTGTTTCCTGGGGATGAAGTAGAAATGGATCTTCGGTTACAAAACTCGTCGAGGCTTCCTATCATCAACGGGAAGTTCCAATTCTATGCGAATCATGTTATTCAGAATGATCGCTTTTTTACGGTGGGCCATAAGAAAACCAATTTATATGAAATTCCTTTATCTATTATTGATAAAGGTGATGCTGCTGTCTCAGTAAATATGAAAGCTCAAAAACGTGGTGTGACCAGGCTGAATGAGATAGAGTATCATTTTCCGCATTTAATGAGCTTCGAGAATATCACGTTGTTTTTTCGGGATTTTTATAGAACGGAATTCATTATTTATCCGACACCATTACCTGTGAAAGGGTTAGAGGAACGTTTCCATGTAACAATTGGTTCTCAAAGAACGACATTCTCTCCATTCGAAGATCAACTTAGTCCAATAGGAACTCGGGATTATCTGCCCTCTGATCCGTTCCACCGTATTAATTGGAAGGCATCAGCCAGAATACAGTCATTACAAACGAAGCTGTACGAACGTGTTCATGATATAACATGGGTATTTGTCGTAAACATCTCTGAATCAACCAGAATGCGAAACACCTATGTTAGTCATAACATTGAAAACATCCTTTCTTATGTCACATATATGTGTCAGTTTGCTACTGAAAAAGGCTATGCTTATGAGATTCATATTAATGCACGAAAGGCAGGATCTCCTCCTTATTTTTATCTTCATGAAGGAATAGGGAAGGAACATTTACGACACGCTCTTGAATTCTTAGCGAGGGTAAATACAGAGGAGTTAATCCTACCATATGAAAATCTGCTATATCGTGTTGATCAAGATTTATATAAGCCGAAGACACTTTTCTTGTTTGGAGAAGTAACCCCAGAAGCTGAAATGTATGCAAGAACATGGGAAAAGAAACGAATGAGCGTTTATCACATTAAGGAGTATGAAGAAGGAGCTTATCTGGGAGACGTAGTGAAGGAGGTGGCTGCGCAGTGATTACAGCTAACCTCACAATCGTTCGAATCTATCAGTTCTTAGGAGAAGCATTTCTGTTTTACCTGTTGTTAGTCCCTTTCTATTACTTTAGGGATCTTCAATTACCATTGGGGAGTTATATTATAGCGGTAGTGGGGACAACGATTATATTGGTATTATTTACACGTGTTACAGACACGTACATCCCATTTTTGATCTATGCACCAGTAGCGGTGATGTTATTTGTGGTTATGGGTTACTCGTTGCTTATTGCTATTGCGATGGCTGCCTTCTTTAGTTGGCGTTTTATTCGACACCTACAAGAAGAAGGAATGGACCATGAGTATCGTTTAATTATGCTTGGTTTATTTCTTGCCTTAATTGAGTCATTACTCATTACAGATTTTGCGATGTATCTGATGATAGGATTACAGGTTTCCGTATTGATATTTGGCCATATGCTAAGTCATGTTGTGAGTATTAAAATCTCGAACTCTAATCAAAAGCCTTTCGCTCAAATTGGTGTGATTGGGGGAGCCTTCCTCCTTATTACAGGAATCTCCTACTCAGCTTATAATGGGTTAGAGAGAATGTGGAATGGTGCGCTTACTTTATTAGCTAATATATTTTCATATGGAATGTTGGGTGTAGTGAACTTCCTTGACTTTCTTGGTATTGATCTGGCTGCAATAGGACAGTTAGAAGAAAGGATAAAAGAAAGTCAACAAGATGATATAAAGATGGAAAAGCCTGATTCACCTTTTACAGATAAGACGAAAAACACTGTCGGTGCTGAAAATGCAGGGGAAACGATTTATTGGAGTTTCTTATCCATCATTATAGTGGTCGCTATTATTGTGGCGATTGTTCTTATTCGTAAAAAAGTGATGGAGAAAAGAAAAGACCCTGAGTCAGATGAAGCAAGTATGACATCGAAATGGACAACTCATGAGAAAAGTTCACTGAGGGATAAAATCTCTAAGTTCTTCGGTCGTAAGCCTGAAAACCCTGTACGCCAGCTGTTTTTTGATTTCGAACGCTTTGCTCAAAAGAAAGGTTTTGGAAGGAAAAACTATGAAACCATTGAGGATTGGTTTGAACGATTAGGCGTGAAGAATGCGAATGTAGAAGTCTACCAAAAGGTTCGCTATGGTGATGAAACATCATTGACGCAGCAAGAAGTAGAACGGTTTAAACAAGACTTGCAGCAATTGCGAAAGTCTTTATTAGAAAAGTCTAAGTATAAAAAGGATACAGAATAAGAAAAGCACCCTAAAAAGGGTGCTTTCAGCTTGTAGAGGATCCCTTGGTTTTTTCGATAAGCTTTTTCATATTTGGGTCACAAATGGTGATGAGGAAAATTCTCTTCTATCGTCACAAATTCTAATTCATTTAGTTGGTTTTTATTTAATCAAAACATTCAAGGGACAGTGCACCTGTCTTCTCTTACCTACTTTAAGAGATCTACCGCTCTATCAGGATTCGAAGGTCCCTCATGGGCTAGTGCATCGAAAACGAAGTTAAAAGCATTCAGATCATAACTGATTGCCGAGTGCTCAACTAGATCAAGTGGATAATAATCCTGCAACGTAATGTTTGATACTTCCTTTGATTCTTTTAGAAAAGAAGAAGTGTAAGGAACTATAACTTCATCTATTTCGGTCGCTACGTTTGTATAGGAAACCTTCCCAGGGGTTTCATCCCCTTCATTCAATTTTTCTAGGAATTCTGAACCAATTAACTGCTGACGACAAGCGGTACAATCGCTTATAAGGTCTGCACTCGTATCTGTTGCGTCCTCCAATCCTCCTAACCCCTCTGTACCGTGATTGGAAGGGGCAAGTCCAATTAGATCATCCACTTTTTCAGCACCACCTAAGAATTTAAGGTAATAACGGGGCATCATTCCTCCTTGGCTGTGACCGACAATTGAAACTTTCTCTGAACCCGTATGTTGAAGAACATTTTCAATGAAAGTTTTCAGTTCCATTGCTGAATCCTCTATTGGTCCTGTGCCATAGCCAGCCGTTGTATAACCATAGTTTAAAGAGTAGACACAATATCCTTTTTCTTTTAATAATGGAGCAAGGTCAGCCCAGTTTTGAGCCATTGATTCAAAAGTTCCCGGTACAAGCACGACAGGGAAAGGGTGAGCTTCATCAGGTTGGCAGGTGGGGTCATTTGCTCCAACGGGTGGAACGCCTTCTTCTAACAAGAAACTCCCTGAGGTATCAGCCTTAGCTTTGTCCATTTCCGTAGATAGTAAAGTAAACATAAACAAAGAAATTGCAGTCATAAACACAACATTTTTCATCAAATAATAGTCTCCAATCTTAGATCATTGATCATATTTAAGTAGTGCTTTTTAAAGATAGCCTATCATAGGTGTTGGATATAGAAAACGACTGGTAGAGAAGAATCGCTATACAGACCGTGGATACAAGTGCTATGACCTCTTGGGGAAAGCGGTAAGTATTATTTAGTAGATTAATATCTGAAATTGTGAGCTGTTAAACTGATTGTTTTGCTAGCTCGATTGATTTTTTCGAGACGGACAAGAGCCCCCTCTCAATGCTTATCCTATTTGGTTCTTGAGCATGTGATCTCCACTCATTTCATGCAAAACAAATTTTAAAAGCAAAAAAAACTACCTCCTTTTGATAAGGGGGTAGTATAAGCGTTTGAAATGAAACATTCTTTACAATACTCGTTGAATTAACCCGAACACGACTAGCAATATAAGTATCCCCCAAAAAAGCTTCGGCAAATACTTTTTCATAGGGAAGCGTCTTTTCTTCCAGCGGTTTGGATCGAAAGCAATGTCACCGTCTGTATGATTTCGTCTACGCCTTACATTTCGCCATTGTGAAAATGGTTGAGCATTTCTTAAAACGAGTGGAGCAACAACAAGCCCACCAACAAGTCCGAAAATGTGCCCATAAATATTAATGTTTGAACGAAGGAACGTCATTACAAGAGCAATCACCGATATCGTAAGAATAATTTGAGTATTCGCTTGGTCAATAAGTTCTTTTCGTGCGTAAATCATATATAAGTAGATCCCAAATAGTCCGAAGATTGCACCTGATGCCCCTACGGATACAACATTCATAGGCCCGAAGAAGAAAGAGCCAAGGTTTCCGATAATACCTGTTGCTAAGTAGGCAAAAATAAACTTAGGTTTACCCAGCATTTGCTCTAACGCAGGGCCAAACAATACAAGAGAAAAGGAATTAAACAATGCGTGACCGAAACCATAATGGAAGAAGATTGGAGTTACGAGACGCCAATATTCACCGTTGGCTACATAATAATTGTTTAATTCAGCCGAGTTTTCCAATGCTACAAAAGGTGAGAGCATTAAGAAATCCGTTGTTAACCATAAAAAGAAATGAAGTCCAACTAAAAAGGATACAATAGGATAAAATCGAATAAATTCCTGAAATGATTCTGAACGACGAAACATAATGAGTTCTCCTTACTTATAAGTAATAGTCCTTAACTATTCATTACTCTCATTATACAATGAAAAAAGCTTATTCATGTTATGAACCGCTCACAAAATTATAAACCTACATAAAAATGAATAGTGATAGAAAGATGGTGGTACTGTGATTAAAGGAATTGGGATAGATTTAATAGAAATTGATCGGGTTGAAAGAAGTATTCAATCCAATCAAAAGTTTATTGACCGTATATTAACAGAAAATGAAAAGACTTTATATAACGCACTAAAAGCAGACCATAGAAAAGCTGAATTTGTGGCAGGACGTTTTGCGGCAAAAGAAGCTCTAGGTAAAGCGATGGGTACAGGAATAGGGAAGGAGTTTTCATTCCAAGATATCTCTATTACGAAATCAGATCAAGGAGCCCCTAAGATGAAAGTGAAGAACTGTCCTTATAAAGTATGGGTTTCAATCTCTCATAGTCAGTCTCATGCCATTGCGCAAGTTGTATTAGAGGGTTAACTTCATTCGGAGCAAGCGATAATTTTTCATCTATGTGTGCCATCACTAAACGCACTTTACACTTTCTTTCGAAGGCTAGTCTGCATAATCACAAAGTTTGTCTCATATATTTTAGTGCGGGTAGGAGGGAACAAGGTGTATATTGTCACCGCAAAAGAAATGTACGATTTAGACCGTTATGCCATGGATGAAATTGGGCTAGACGGACGTTTGTTAATGGAAAATGCCGGACGGGCTGTTACCGATCAGATTGAATCTGAGCTTTCTTCATCAGATAGGGTTCTCGTTTTAATTGGTAAAGGGAATAATGGTGGTGATGGATTTGTTCTGGCAAGAACCCTTATGCAAAGAGGGTATGATGTCACAGCAATCCAAATGGTTCCTTCTTCAAAAATTGAAGGGGATGCAGCCTATCACCGGAAGCTTTTTCTGAACATGGGTTATTCTGTCGTTCAATATGATGGACAAGAATCCTTAGAAAGACTTTGTGAACAGAGTTCTATAATTGTTGATGCAATGTTAGGGATCGGTGTGAAAGGGGAGATTCGCTCTCCTTATCGAGAAGCGATTCAGACCGTAAACGCATCGCAAGCCTATACGATTTCTGTTGATCTTCCAAGTGGTGTTCCTGCTGATGAAGGGGTGAAAGTGAATCAAGCTGTTAAAGCCGATCGTACTGTGGTTATTCAATATCCGAAGCTTTCCGCCTATCTTCAACATACCGCTCCTTTCTATGGGGAGTGGATAGCCGTGGATATCGGGTTGCCTGCACCATCACAGCATAAGCGATCCTACTGGGGAAAAGCGCAAGTCCAATCAACATTTCCGACACGTCACTTATTTTCTCATAAAGGAAAACATGGGAAAGGGCTCGTAATTGGTGGGGCTTCAACTATGCCAGGGTCTGTTGGTCTTACGTCTCGAGCAGCATTAAAAGGTGGGGCAGGGCTACTAACTTTAGCCACTGTACCAAGTGTGATCCAAGCACTGGCTTCTTCTGTCTTGGAAGCTACGTATATATCCCTCAAAGACTTAAATGGGTATATCTTGGATGTGAAAGGATTGGACTATTCCTATGATGGGATTGCGATTGGGATGGGAATGGGAAGACAAGAAGAAACCGTTCAGGTTCTTCAAACCGTTTTACAAAAAGCGTCTTGTCCGGTAGTGATTGATGCGGATGGTTTATATGCCCTACAAAAGGACGCTTCAATGTTGGATGAACGAGAGAGCCCTAGCATCTTAACGCCACACCCAGGAGAGATGGCTCACTTATTAGGTGTTTCTATACCTGAACTCCTTTCCAAGCCTTTCGAATATACGAAAAGCTTTGCGGAAAAGCATCATGTTTTCATCGTGTTTAAAGGAGCTTTTACCATCATTACAACTCCTGAAGGTGCGCAATGGGTAACCGATACAGGGAACTCAGGGTTAGCTAAAGGCGGAAGTGGAGATGCTCTCTCTGGTATCTTGCTTGCTCATATCATGCAAGATCAATCGATTGTTGAAGCGCTTTGTAACGGCACATGGATTCATGGATACACGGCTGAACTTTTAACAGCTGACATTCACTCGCAATATGACCTTCTCGCTAATGATGTTATAGAAGGTCTAGCGCAAACGTATCGTACATTATCTTTATAGGTGGAATGTTCCCTTTGTCCTTTGAAATGAGACAAAGGAGTTGTGATCATGAAAAAATTAGCATGGCTTTGGATCCTAGCATCATTGGTCCTTGTTTTATCAGCCTGTGGAGAGAAATCTAAGGAAGATGTGGTTAGTGCTCTTGAAAAGAAACTTGAGCAGATGAATGGGTATAAAGCAAAAGCTACAATGACCTTAAAAACAGGGCAAGATCCTCAAAAGTACAACATTGATGTTTGGCACAAGAAGAAGGATTACTATCGCGTTCTACTAAACAACGCTCAAGAAAAACAAGAAAGCCAAATCATCTTACGAAATGAGGAAGGAGTATTTGTTTTAACCCCTGCTTTAAACAAGAGCTTTAAGTTCCAAAGTGAATGGCCGCGTAATAGTAGCCAACCATACTTGTATGGTTCACTTGTGATGGACGTTAAGAAAGATAAAGATGCTAAGTTCACTTCTGAAGAAGATTATTATGTCTTTGAAACAAAAACAAACTATCAAAATAGTAAAAACCTACCGACTCAAGAAATCTACTTTAGTAAAAAAGATCTTACACCTGTAATGGTGAAAGTGATGGACCAAGAACGAAATCCTTTAGTTGAGGTGAATTTTTCATCATTTGAATTAAATCCTCAATTTAGTGATGATGCATTTACTACTGAGAAGAACATGTCCAGTGGCGTTTTAGGAGTTCCTGTGATGGCACAAGAGGACCAGCCTAAGCCGTTCACTGTTCTATATCCTCAGTCATCTATTGGCAATGCAGAGCTTGAAGCTAAGAAGGAAGTAGATCTAGAAAACGGTAAACGAGTAATAATGACCTTCAAAGGTGACAAGTCTTATACACTTATTCAAGAATCGCTAAGTGCGGTACCAGCAAGTGCAACAGTTCCAGTTGAGGTTTCTGGTGAGCCAGTAAACCTTGGTTATACAATGGGAGCTTGGTCAAATTCCACGCTAGAGTGGTCCCATAACGGAATGAATTTTTATTTAGCAAGTGACCAGTTAACTAAAGAAGAGATGATCCATATTGCACAATCGGTTCAAGGTACCGCAGTCAAATAGTAGCCTGATATCATGCAGCAGACTCAGCACAAATTCTTATTGAGTCTGCTTTTATTTTTTGTGATCTAAAATCTCTAATATAGACAAATCGTCATTTGACATGCTTTCCGACACAGTCAATAATGAGAACTATAAAAAGCATGTGAGAGGGGACCTTTGTTGTCTATTGAAACGTTTTACAGGGATTCTTGGGTAGAAATTCGATTAGATGCTATAAAAGAAAATATCAAACAATTACAAAAGACTTTAGATGATAAAACAGGTGTTTATGCAGTGGTTAAGGCTAATGCTTATGGTCATGGGGATGTGCAAGTTGCCCAAGCCGCTTTGGAAGCAGGTGCATATGGTCTCGCGGTCTCCTTGTTGGATGAAGCCTTGATTCTACGTGAAGCGGGAGTACAAGTACCAATTCTTGTCATGGGTTGGGTACGTCCGGAAGATGCTCCAGTAGCTGTGAAATACAACATAACATTAACCGCTTTTCAAACAGAGTGGGTTCAAGCTGTAAAAAATCAACCCTATGAAGGTGCGCTTTCCCTACATTTAAAATGGGATACAGGCATGGGAAGAATAGGGTTACGTACCAAAGAAGAATTACATGAGCTGCTCCTGTCATGTCAGGATGAGAAGATTCAAATAGATGGGATATTTACTCATTTTGCAAAAGCAGATGAGGTGGACTTATCTTATTTTCATAAACAGCAAGAACGTTTTGAGATATTACTCGAAGAATTCAATCGTCACTGGGAAAAGGATGTTGAAATTCATACAGGGAATAGTGCTGCAAGTATGAGGTTACCAGAAAAAATGCATCACGTTGTCCGTTTTGGCATAAGTATGTATGGGTTGTATCCTTCAACAGATGTGAAAGACCTAAAGCCAATTCCTCTTCAGCCTGCATTCTCTTTACACAGTAAACTCATTCATGTGAAGAAATTACCCAAAGGAGAGTCGATAAGTTACGGTGCAACCTATACGACGTCTTCTGAAGAATGGATTGGAACCATTCCTCTAGGTTATGCTGATGGTTGGATACGAAAGTTGCAAGGTATGGAAGTTCTTGTAGATGGGAAGCGTATGCCTATTGTGGGTCGGATATGTATGGACCAATTTATGGTTCGCTTAGATCAACCTTATCCCGTTGGTACCAAAGTAACTTTAATAGGGAAGCAAATGGATCAAGAGATCACAATGGATGAGATAGCTCATTACCTTGATACCATTAACTACGAAATTCCATGCATGATCAGTTATCGCGTTCCACGTATTTATGTGAAAGATAAAAATATTATTGAAGTGGATAATTCCTTGTCGGTTGAGGACTGATTTTGTAGAAATATTGCAGAGTTTATTATACGAATCCCCTAATTTTGGAATAATAAAACGAAAATTGGTATAAAATCTTGGAAGAACCTTTGCAATGACTTATTTTGAATGGTATTATTGAAGAAGAATTCGATCGATATTTAGGTGTATAGTCGATGGTGGAGGTGCATGTTTGTGTCCGAAAATTCACAGGAGATCAAAATCAAATTGCCACAAAATTTATTAAATGAATTAGATGGCATGGTTGAGGAGGATAACGTGGATCGGAACGACTTTATTTACCAGGCAACAAAAATGTATTTGCGTGAACGCAAAAAGCGTCACATTCGTGAATCCATGCGTGAAGGGTACATGGAAATGGCGAAAATTAATCTAAACATTGCTTCAGAAGCTTTCCAAGCTGAAGAGGAGGCAGAAACTACCTGTGAACGTCTTGTGAGCGGGGTGTAATCCTTTGATCGTTAAAAGAGGCGACGTGTACTTTGCGGACCTTTCACCGGTCGTTGGTTCCGAGCAAGGAGGCGTACGCCCAGTTTTAATCCTTCAAAACGATATCGGTAACCGATTCAGTCCCACAGTTATTGTGGCAGCCATTACTGCGCAAATACAAAAAGCCAAACTACCTACACACGTTGAAATTGATGCCGAGCGTTACGGCTTTGAACGAGACTCAGTTATTCTATTAGAGCAAATACGAACAATTGATAAACAACGACTAACAGATAAGATCACAAATTTGGATGACTCAATGATGACTAAAGTTGATGAAGCATTGCAAATTAGTTTAGGTCTTATTGATTTCTAACTAAAAAAGCTACCTTTAAAGGTAGCTTTATTTTTTTACATGCTCATTTTTATAAAGTGAAATTGTTGGTAAAAAGTGTATTGAAGCAGGAGAATATTGAGAGTAGCAGAAAATGTCGTTTGGTGTTAGAGTTAGTGAAACAACACTTTTCGAAAATAATTTTTAAGTTAGCAGATTATATGTTTGCTTAGCTTGTACAAAAGTGTGACAATGGACGTAATTCGAACGTTGTTTCGTGATAAGTAACAGGGGGGTTCGATATGGAAGCGAACTTGAAGGAAATCGTGCTTAACAATAGTAATGAAATCGTGAAAATGTGGTTAGAGGAAATAGAGAGGAATAGGAAACATGACTACACATCAACTATTTCCGACGAGTTATTTGAAAGTACAAACCGTGAGTTTGTAAATGTCATTTTCTCAAGTCTTGAAAAGCAAGGGCTAACGAATGACATAGAAGGATTTGCTGAACGTTTGATAAACTTAGGTTGGCCTTTGAGTTACTTAACGGATGGTATGCAAGCATTTCGGAGAGTGACGATCAATTATATCTTAAGTCAGTCTAACAAAGTTGATACAACGTATTTCTCCACAGTGTTATCAAAAGTTGACGAATGGGTCGACCCCATTATTAATCAACTTGTAAACGAATATTCTGGTAGTTGGGAAAATATTGTTTCCCTCCAAAAGGTGGCCCTCCAAGAATTATCAGCTCCTCTGATTCCTGTCATGGAAAATATCACGGTGATGCCGCTTATAGGAACCATTGATACTGAACGCGCAAAACTAATTATGGAAAATCTTCTTGATGGTGTGATCAAACACCACGCTGAAGTTGTTTTAATTGATATTACAGGTGTTCCGGTGGTAGATACGATGGTTGCTCATCATATTATACAAGCAGCTGAAGCCGTTCGCCTCATTGGCTCTACTTGTATTCTTGTCGGTATTAGACCTGAAATTGCCCAAACGATTGTGAACCTAGGGATTGATTTGAGTAAGTTCCCTACAAAGAGTTCACTGAAAAAAGGGTTCGAATCTGCACTTGAACTAACCAATCGAAAAATTGTCGGAATTGAAAACACAAATAAAGATATAGAAGAGCTTGTAGACTCTTTGGATAGGGAGTGAAGCAAATGAGGATACCAATTTTAAAACTTCATAACTACCTATTAATATCCATTCAAATTGACTTAGACGATCAAACCGCTATTCAGTTCCAGGAAGACTTATTAAATAAGATTCATGAGAGCGGTGCTACAGGAGTGGTGATCGATCTAACATCTGTAGATATTATTGACTCATTTATTGCTAAAGTTTTAGGAGATGTTGTATCCATGTCAGATTTAATGGGTGCAAAAGTAGTTCTAACAGGCATACAGCCGGCTGTTGCAATGACATTAATTGACCTGGGAATCCACTTGCAGGAAGTCCCAACTGCACTAGACTTAGAACAAGGGTTGATTAAGCTTCGACAGGAATTGGAGGAGTAGGACATGGACTTTCAATCCTGCGTAAATATTAAAAAGGAATGGGACATTGTAGGTGCAAGGCAACTTGGCAGGGACATAGCCAAGAAGGTTGGCTTTGGTAATGTAGACCAAGCTAGAATTGCTACAGCTATCTCAGAACTTGCAAGAAACATCTATTTGTATGCCGGTAGTGGTAAAGTATGCTTCGATGCCATTGATGAACTAAATGAAAAAGGTCTTCGAATTGTAGCGATTGATGAAGGACCTGGTATTCAAGATGTTAGTCAAGTTATGGAGGATGGATTCTCTACTTCGGGTGGATTAGGAGCCGGTCTTCCAGGAGTTAAACGTCTTATGGACGAATTTGATGTAATATCAAGGCAGGGGGAAGGGACCGAAATTAAAGTTGTGAAATGGCTCCGTTAAAGGAGGAAGTCTTATGAGTACCTTAAAGCTTGACTTACAAACTTATAAGGACTTATTGAAACAGTATATTGAAACGCAAAATGAACAAGCATTGTATAATGCTGAACAATTCAGTAAGCATTCCATACAACAAAATATTTCACCAGATGAAATCATTAATGTTCATTTTCAAGCTTTAATGGAATTGTATCCGGATGTACCAGATGATATACGAAATTCCATGAACTTCCTGTTGGAGACGATGATTTCTTATGGGTTGGCTTATCAGGAATATCAAGCTTTACGAGAGAAACAGCTAGAACTTCAATCGGAATTATCTGTTGCAGCAAAGATGCAACAAACCCTTCTTTCGACCGTTAAACCTGAATATAACCAATTAGATATTGGGGCTACGAGTCATCCTGCCAAACAAATGAACGGGGACTATTACCACTTTGTAGAAGACCAAGAGGGGTCATTAGGCATTGCGATAGCTGATGTGATTGGTAAAGGTGTACCTGCGGCTCTTTGTATGTCGATGATCAAGTACTCAATGGATAGTTTCCCTGAAAAACGTATGGAACCAAGCATCATCTTAGAAGGTATGAATCGAGTTGTCGAAAGAAA is a window encoding:
- a CDS encoding CopG family ribbon-helix-helix protein; translation: MFVSENSQEIKIKLPQNLLNELDGMVEEDNVDRNDFIYQATKMYLRERKKRHIRESMREGYMEMAKINLNIASEAFQAEEEAETTCERLVSGV
- the alr gene encoding alanine racemase, encoding MSIETFYRDSWVEIRLDAIKENIKQLQKTLDDKTGVYAVVKANAYGHGDVQVAQAALEAGAYGLAVSLLDEALILREAGVQVPILVMGWVRPEDAPVAVKYNITLTAFQTEWVQAVKNQPYEGALSLHLKWDTGMGRIGLRTKEELHELLLSCQDEKIQIDGIFTHFAKADEVDLSYFHKQQERFEILLEEFNRHWEKDVEIHTGNSAASMRLPEKMHHVVRFGISMYGLYPSTDVKDLKPIPLQPAFSLHSKLIHVKKLPKGESISYGATYTTSSEEWIGTIPLGYADGWIRKLQGMEVLVDGKRMPIVGRICMDQFMVRLDQPYPVGTKVTLIGKQMDQEITMDEIAHYLDTINYEIPCMISYRVPRIYVKDKNIIEVDNSLSVED
- a CDS encoding STAS domain-containing protein, producing the protein MRIPILKLHNYLLISIQIDLDDQTAIQFQEDLLNKIHESGATGVVIDLTSVDIIDSFIAKVLGDVVSMSDLMGAKVVLTGIQPAVAMTLIDLGIHLQEVPTALDLEQGLIKLRQELEE
- a CDS encoding PP2C family protein-serine/threonine phosphatase, giving the protein MSTLKLDLQTYKDLLKQYIETQNEQALYNAEQFSKHSIQQNISPDEIINVHFQALMELYPDVPDDIRNSMNFLLETMISYGLAYQEYQALREKQLELQSELSVAAKMQQTLLSTVKPEYNQLDIGATSHPAKQMNGDYYHFVEDQEGSLGIAIADVIGKGVPAALCMSMIKYSMDSFPEKRMEPSIILEGMNRVVERNVDPSMFITMFYGLYDTKDNRFFYSSAGHEPGFYYSAKEDSFKDIEAEGLVLGVDRETTYKQFEQQVDPGDMIVLLTDGVTECRSGDDFIEREEIADVIRQYKHLPAQEITDQVYTHFERLQDFQLRDDFTLVILRREV
- a CDS encoding anti-sigma regulatory factor is translated as MDFQSCVNIKKEWDIVGARQLGRDIAKKVGFGNVDQARIATAISELARNIYLYAGSGKVCFDAIDELNEKGLRIVAIDEGPGIQDVSQVMEDGFSTSGGLGAGLPGVKRLMDEFDVISRQGEGTEIKVVKWLR
- a CDS encoding RsbT co-antagonist protein RsbRA, whose protein sequence is MEANLKEIVLNNSNEIVKMWLEEIERNRKHDYTSTISDELFESTNREFVNVIFSSLEKQGLTNDIEGFAERLINLGWPLSYLTDGMQAFRRVTINYILSQSNKVDTTYFSTVLSKVDEWVDPIINQLVNEYSGSWENIVSLQKVALQELSAPLIPVMENITVMPLIGTIDTERAKLIMENLLDGVIKHHAEVVLIDITGVPVVDTMVAHHIIQAAEAVRLIGSTCILVGIRPEIAQTIVNLGIDLSKFPTKSSLKKGFESALELTNRKIVGIENTNKDIEELVDSLDRE
- a CDS encoding type II toxin-antitoxin system PemK/MazF family toxin; the protein is MIVKRGDVYFADLSPVVGSEQGGVRPVLILQNDIGNRFSPTVIVAAITAQIQKAKLPTHVEIDAERYGFERDSVILLEQIRTIDKQRLTDKITNLDDSMMTKVDEALQISLGLIDF